From Neorickettsia helminthoeca str. Oregon:
TAGTTATTTGATTTCATACTATGCAAAGATGATAGATAAGAAAAAAAGAGATTTCATTATTACTACTACGATTGCATTTGGTACTGGTGGAGCAGTCGTCGCCACTTGGCCTCTCTTAAAATCATTTGGTCCGGCAGCAGATGTCCTTGCAGCAGCGACTAAGGAGGTAAATATAGGAAGTATAGCTTCGGGGCAGAGCACGAAGGTCATGTGGCAAGGCAAGCCGGTTTATATAAGAAATAGAACCCAACAGGAGATAGAAACAGCAAAGAAATCAGATATAAGCTCTCTTAGGGATCCACAGCTTGATTCTGTACGCGTCCAGCATGGAAAAGAAAATTGGCTTGTGGTTGTAGGTGTATGTACGCATCTTGGATGCGTCCCTATAAGCAATCCCGATGGGACTTTTTTCTGCCCATGTCATGGTTCATACTATGACACTTCAGGTAGGGTCGTCGCTGGTCCGGCTCCGGCTAATCTTGTAGTGCCAGACTATTATTTTGTAAACGATACAACAGTGATATTAGGAGCAAAACAGAAAAATGCGTAAAATTGATGGTAATCCAGTTAGGAGATCAGGTATTATCGACTGGATAGAATATCGACTTCCGATTTTCTCGTTTCTTAGGGAGTTTATTGTCGATTACCGTGTTCCGATAAACATCAACCCTCTCTGGAATTTTGGTGTACTAGCTGGCTTGTCGCTGGTGATACAGATCTTGACAGGAATATTCCTGGCAATGCACTATGACCCAAATGCAGCTAATGCGTTCACCAGCGTCGAGCACATCACAAGGGATGTCAGTTTCGGCTGGTTGATTCGATACTCACACCAGGTTGGAGCGTCGATGTTCTTTGTGGTGGTGTACGTACATATTTTCAGGGGATTATACTATGGATCGTATAAGGAGCCACGTGAACTTCTCTGGATACTAGGTGTCGCAATATTTCTCGTTATGATGGCGACAGCTTTCTTGGGATACGTTCTCCCATGGGGTCAGATGAGCTTTTGGGCTGCAACTGTGATCACGAATTTCTTTTCTGCTATACCGTTGTTCGGCGAATCCATTACGCAGTGGATCTGGGGTGGTTTTGCAGTCGGCAGTCCAACGCTGAATAAATTCTTTGCTCTACACTATCTGTTTCCGTTCATAATAGTCGCCATAGTTATCCTACATCTAGCGGCTCTCCATCGATTCGGCTCCAATAATCCGTCCGGGATAGAGGTGAAATCGGACAGCGAAACTGTACCATTTCATCCTTACCACACTGCAAAGGATTTTGTGACTGTCGTGCTTTTCTTTATTGTCTTTTCCGGGTTTTTATTCTTTGCACCCGATTATTTGGGTCACCCCGATAATTTCATCGAAGCAGATCCTTTAGTGACACCACAACACATAGTTCCAGAGTGGTATTTCTTGCCGTTCTACGCGATCCTCCGCGCTATTCCTAGTAAGCTAGGTGGAGTTGTTGCACTGTTCTCGGCAGTTTTGATATTGGTCCTTGTACCATGGTTGGACACATCCAAGGTAAAAAGTGGTAGATATCGCCCAATTTTCAAGAAATTCTTCCTTGCTTTTCTTTGTAACTTTGTGTTTCTGGTATGGTTGGGCGGTAGAGAAGCTATTGAACCTTATATCACTATGAGTAGATTGGCTACTTTG
This genomic window contains:
- the petA gene encoding ubiquinol-cytochrome c reductase iron-sulfur subunit codes for the protein MIDKKKRDFIITTTIAFGTGGAVVATWPLLKSFGPAADVLAAATKEVNIGSIASGQSTKVMWQGKPVYIRNRTQQEIETAKKSDISSLRDPQLDSVRVQHGKENWLVVVGVCTHLGCVPISNPDGTFFCPCHGSYYDTSGRVVAGPAPANLVVPDYYFVNDTTVILGAKQKNA
- a CDS encoding cytochrome b, producing MRKIDGNPVRRSGIIDWIEYRLPIFSFLREFIVDYRVPININPLWNFGVLAGLSLVIQILTGIFLAMHYDPNAANAFTSVEHITRDVSFGWLIRYSHQVGASMFFVVVYVHIFRGLYYGSYKEPRELLWILGVAIFLVMMATAFLGYVLPWGQMSFWAATVITNFFSAIPLFGESITQWIWGGFAVGSPTLNKFFALHYLFPFIIVAIVILHLAALHRFGSNNPSGIEVKSDSETVPFHPYHTAKDFVTVVLFFIVFSGFLFFAPDYLGHPDNFIEADPLVTPQHIVPEWYFLPFYAILRAIPSKLGGVVALFSAVLILVLVPWLDTSKVKSGRYRPIFKKFFLAFLCNFVFLVWLGGREAIEPYITMSRLATLYYFGYFMIVLPVLGKFEKTLPLPKSIQDSLKSDS